aaaataatattaaaaattaaattaagtaataaaataatatagacCTGGTagataaatatgtaaaataaattGCACGATTTTGCctacaattaaaatattaagaaaattaataaataaaatttatatgttATATATATTTGTAAGTATTAACTAAGCAGATACAcattttaaatactaaaaaaggcatatcaaacaaaataatttattaaatagcaGTTATTTCCAACTTAAACCAGTTTTCTCTTAATCAGAATTAAAATTGTACATTTCATTTCTGTTCaagttattatttatgtataaaacgCTAACTAAAACCTACGGAGTCTATCGAAGACCGCTCAAGGTTTTTCTATCCATCTCTCAAAGGTTACACCTAGCAGTTACAACTTTGTATGACCCCTAGCATTAAACTATGTCAGTAATCGATGCAATCACCATGATCATTCCAATTgatcaatcaaaaagtgtacaatagtatagatagttcaatccacgaagacgtGCCCCACTATTTTTCGTGCAGGGAAACCACGGGTGCGGGGAGTGATCTCTACATAATTTGTCTTCTTGTGCGTGTGCCCATATCGCTGATCTTACGATAGAACTTACAGTCTCAGCACATAGCATATTTTGCATTGTTACCGATTGGgacaaagagtggggcgcgtcatcgtggattgaactatctataaatGACAGCTTTATCAATAGTGCCCCAACTCCTGACAATAACAACAATCGTGGTGATCACAGCTAAGCGGGGTACTCATTTAGAGGTGGAGCATGTAATGTGTGTAATTTTGTCACAGTCGACAAAtgagtataatgcgtaaaaaatgtcttctcacgcgccattttgactttaagtgtcaaatttcatgtcaaaagtacgattttagtccttattttaaaggtggggCCGTACCGTATACGCTTTTTTACTATCACCGCACATCTGACTATGATTACAGCCAGATAAATTACTTGCTATACCTCTTTAGTGAGTACCCAGCTTGATGGTAAGTTTGATACTAGATGTCATATGATGATTAGATTCAAATCACGTGCTAATATTGATGTAGTCTTGATCGAGAAATTTCTCTCAAGAAAAGCACGATAATTTGAACCAAACCTGTATTATAAGTAAGACGTCAACAAAGAACCAGCAAGAGTTTTATAAAAaagattaatataaaaatacaaaacaaaattactttAATATCGACCCATAGTTTTATATTAACTTGCattatttacaattattattattttataagctTAGGCTTGACTTGATTAGAAACGAGAAAGTGATTAGCTGCGAGAAGAgttcgtggaatttcgacttTGTAGGGGTTCGAGTTCGGCAATTTGAGCCTGtggaactttaaaaaaatacatttttacagaaatctggaatTCTTATATCTAATATATTTGTTCTGAGTTAGATTGGTTAATGTTCAAAACTATGACTGTATGAAAAGCGCTGGTGAGATCTCTGTTGACGTGTCACTAACATTTTAAACCTAAAATATATTCCCTAATTGTCTATACAGTTGCCTCGCCGGTCTAGCCAGGCTTTCTTCATAAATTATCCTCTGAGGTTGCAAATAATAGGACGTAGGCGTTCTTATACTAACTCCCGAAATCTGAGGTCGTTTCCTAACTTGATAATGGCTTAACTCAGATGCTGCAAACTGAGGTTCAGCATGTAGATTATTCCTAAATCTAGAAAAAGTGTAATCTCTTTCGGACGGAATAACAAATCCGCTTGGAATCCTAACAGGCAAATTTGGGGCTAGCGCTTCGTTTAATCTCACATCGTACTCATTTTCTATAGAATCAGCAAGATTTTGTTTTATATCTGGTATTTTTAATGGTTTGCCAGTGGCTGTATAGCCTTTAGAGATTTCTGGTTTGATTTCTGGTCTCTTAACTTCTCTATACGGTGTAGGTAACTGACTTAAATAAGGTTTTAGATAATCTCCTGGTGTTAAGGTGGATTCTAGTTGCTCTTTAATAGCATCGTAATTATCATTGAAGTTTCTTAATACTTTGTTGGCTAGATTTTTAGCTCTTTCGTCTGATGACAATGGTTTTCTTGGTCTATCATCTATGTCTGAATATCGAATTCGTTCTTCATTTCTGGCTGGATTCCTAGGCCTTTCGTTATCTAGATTAGTTCTAGGTGGTACTGTGGTAACTGGTCTAAACCTTTCATTACTGGTGGTAATTATAGGTGCTTCATCTGTAGTGACTGATTGTCTTGGTTGATCTTTTATTGCTTCTAAAAACTGCGCTCTATCATACGTTGTTGTTTCACGAGCGTTTGTTGTTGTAAGAACAGTTGTTGTTGACGGTTCTTTAATTTCTGCTGGAGTAGATTCGATTGGTTCTTTTTTATCTTTCGATTCGTATTCTATGTCTTCTTCGTCATAATATTCGTATTCCTCTTCGGGGACAGCTGTTGTGCTTGGTTTTTCTGTTGCGATTGTTGTTGTCGTTCTTTCTGTTGTTGTGAGGCGTTCAGTTGTTGTAGGTTTTTCTGTTGTGGTTGTAGTAGTCTTCCTTTCAGTTGTAGTAGTAGTAGGTTTTCGTGTGGTAGTAGTAGTTGGTCTTGTAGTAGTAGTAGTCGTAGGTTTTggtgtagtagtagtagtagtggtAGAAGTAGTAGTGGTCGTAGTAGTAGAAGTGGTGGTAGGTTTAGGGGTGGTGTTAGGGGGTAAACGGAGATTCTTTCCAGCTACCGGTTGCAGTCCTCTTGGGAGATAAGGACTCCCACCCCTAGACGGTAAAAAAGGCCGTCTGATAACTTTAACTCCGGGCCTTACTTCTTTAACTTTGGCCGTAACATCTTCATCCAAATTCTTTCTTGGACTTTCAGCAATTTTATCTTTATCGTCATAGTAATAATCATCATCTTTAGATCTCGATGGTCGTTCTTTCGCTCCTTTTTGGATGTATTTTTGAGATTTTGCCGGTGGCTCGTCGTAATATTCCTCTTCTTCGTAATCTATAGGTTTTTTCGGTTTCTTTAACCTTTCAGCGGGACTGGTGAAATGTGGTCGTGTGGGCTTAAACTTTTCTTTTTCTACGGGCTCCAGTTTCGGCCTTTGCTGTACTGTGCTTGTTTTCGCAGAGGGCAAAGGTTTTCTCATATCATCTTCCTCGTAATCGtcataatattcatcatcagCTTTTGGCGGTGGTTTGGTTGTAGCTATGGGAACATAATCATACTTATCTTTTTCATTAATTGGTACGGGCCTTTTAATTTTTGGCGGTGGCCTTGGTTTACTGAAAATTCCACGACCATTTGGTTTAACCATCGTTTGTCCTTCAGGAGCTGAAGGTATTTGACGTTTCTCTTCAGTTCTATCGTCATTATCGTAATTTCTTTCGGGTCTTAAGTAGGGCCTTTCATCTCTACCTCTAGCTGGTCGGTCATAAAGTCTTCTACCCTCACTTGATTTAAAACGGTCTCGAGGTCTAGAATTGTCTGGTGCTGTTGTATCATCTCTAAAAGGCCGTCTTTCATCTCTAGGTTTAATTTCAGGTCCTATTTCATCACGAGATTTGACTTCATCTCTAGGCCTTATCTCATCTCTTGGTCTTATTTCATCTCTAGGTCTTATTTCATCT
The window above is part of the Maniola hyperantus chromosome 27, iAphHyp1.2, whole genome shotgun sequence genome. Proteins encoded here:
- the LOC117994676 gene encoding zinc finger CCCH domain-containing protein 13, whose translation is MKRSRHRWLGIGLFCVALAILSADVPATSAARATSLTHAKTTTTTTAAPEEEPTGTDDEAQEGEGEESNSTSKLTGIPQLDYIHDPNLPRELNGYNLSEYPFYATVPPPETMDFKCDGLHDGFYASAPHKCQVYHHCLFGTRYDFLCANYTAFDQKTFICQFVSEVDCQNSAKWFSRNEALYKSASTEAPSTTTTSTTTTTTTTMRPPRPGRRRPHPRYDYYDDDYYYPRDDYDYEERGGRRSRPRSRPGKRRPVADYDDRYETRPRPRDEPGEDYEERRAYDRPRPGKRPFSDNRRPYDDEERRPYKGGRRPGRRDEEEERYVPDDIEEERPRGGKRGEYKPRDKARPRDDDRVRDEIRPRDEPRDELSSRDEIKPKDEVRPRDEIRSRDEIIPKDEIRPRDEIRPRDEIRPRDEVKSRDEIGPEIKPRDERRPFRDDTTAPDNSRPRDRFKSSEGRRLYDRPARGRDERPYLRPERNYDNDDRTEEKRQIPSAPEGQTMVKPNGRGIFSKPRPPPKIKRPVPINEKDKYDYVPIATTKPPPKADDEYYDDYEEDDMRKPLPSAKTSTVQQRPKLEPVEKEKFKPTRPHFTSPAERLKKPKKPIDYEEEEYYDEPPAKSQKYIQKGAKERPSRSKDDDYYYDDKDKIAESPRKNLDEDVTAKVKEVRPGVKVIRRPFLPSRGGSPYLPRGLQPVAGKNLRLPPNTTPKPTTTSTTTTTTTSTTTTTTTPKPTTTTTTRPTTTTTRKPTTTTTERKTTTTTTEKPTTTERLTTTERTTTTIATEKPSTTAVPEEEYEYYDEEDIEYESKDKKEPIESTPAEIKEPSTTTVLTTTNARETTTYDRAQFLEAIKDQPRQSVTTDEAPIITTSNERFRPVTTVPPRTNLDNERPRNPARNEERIRYSDIDDRPRKPLSSDERAKNLANKVLRNFNDNYDAIKEQLESTLTPGDYLKPYLSQLPTPYREVKRPEIKPEISKGYTATGKPLKIPDIKQNLADSIENEYDVRLNEALAPNLPVRIPSGFVIPSERDYTFSRFRNNLHAEPQFAASELSHYQVRKRPQISGVSIRTPTSYYLQPQRIIYEESLARPARQLYRQLGNIF